AGCCTTAGCGAATGCGTCAGCCGCAAAACGTCTACAAATTGGTCATAAGCTCACTCGTGGATTAGGGGCAGGGGGAAATCCAGCAATTGGGCAAAAAGCTGCCGAAGAGTCCCGTGACGATATTACCGCTGTGGTTGACGGTGCTGACCTAGTGTTCATCACTGCCGGTATGGGTGGTGGCACAGGTACGGGTGCTGCCCCGATCGTTGCAGAAATTGCTAAGGAGGCAGGGGCCTTAACTGTCGGTGTGGTGACCCGTCCCTTTACCTTTGAAGGGCGACGACGCATTAACCAGGCAGAGGAAGGCACTGAGGCACTACAAAGTCAGGTGGATACGTTAATTGTGATCCCTAACGACAAGCTACTGTCAGTTATTTCAGAGCAAACACCTGTCCAAGAAGCGTTTCGAGTGGCTGATGATATCCTGCGCCAGGGCGTGCAGGGCATCTCGGATATCATCACAATTCCTGGCCTTGTCAATGTTGACTTTGCTGATGTTCGGGCGGTTATGGCTGATGCAGGGTCGGCCTTGATGGGTATTGGAACAGCCTCTGGTAAAGCTAGGGCCAGGGAAGCAGCCGTAGCAGCTATTTCTTCACCTATGTTGGAGGCATCCGTAAATGGAGCACGAGGGGTTGTGTTTAACATTACT
The Cyanobacteriota bacterium genome window above contains:
- the ftsZ gene encoding cell division protein FtsZ, which encodes IIPSSIARIKVIGVGGGGCNAVNRMIASGVSGVEFWSINTDAQALANASAAKRLQIGHKLTRGLGAGGNPAIGQKAAEESRDDITAVVDGADLVFITAGMGGGTGTGAAPIVAEIAKEAGALTVGVVTRPFTFEGRRRINQAEEGTEALQSQVDTLIVIPNDKLLSVISEQTPVQEAFRVADDILRQGVQGISDIITIPGLVNVDFADVRAVMADAGSALMGIGTASGKARAREAAVAAISSPMLEASVNGARGVVFNITGGSDLTLHEVNAAAETIYEVVDPNANIIFGAVIDDRMQGEVRITVIATGFSGEAPQPPATKVQITKRPLSGSSVSTPPSPSRDPNVNRQERPGIGLDIPEFLQRRRPQR